In Pseudophryne corroboree isolate aPseCor3 chromosome 7, aPseCor3.hap2, whole genome shotgun sequence, a single window of DNA contains:
- the LOC134945443 gene encoding GTP-binding protein Di-Ras2-like: MLLEKKQKPQNPKLGTCPVPASNQWLLLAGGWAEAPASETYKAELRQLLQAEQTGHCTPGSLWCIWLTAVVEEAQHPDARSRALATLCACDSLHRAAVTGITIGADYKVGVTMLHKKAAAAAAVPPVSLSGTSSGAVRLVFMGAAGVGKTALIQRLLCDQFEPRHRRTVEEVYSLEPEPQSLQLRIEIVDTSGSYQFPAMQKLRIQQGDAFALVFSLAQPDSFQEVERLREEIVQIKGEQDVPIVVVGTHTDLFPGLEAEAGQLMALQAAATAELEWDSGYVETSAKLNHKVQDVFEELLRRINLPCLLSPALERRRASAQPEPRRRQPRRKQQDCILS; this comes from the coding sequence ATGCtgctggaaaaaaaacaaaaaccacaaaACCCCAAACTTGGCACCTGTCCTGTGCCAGCCTCCAATCAGTGGCTGCTGCTGGCAGGGGGGTGGGCTGAAGCTCCAGCGAGTGAGACATATAAGGCTGAGCTGCGGCAGCTGTTGCAGGCAGAGCAAACTGGACACTGCACACCTGGGAGCTTGTGGTGCATCTGGCTCACTGCTGTAGTGGAAGAAGCGCAGCATCCAGACGCACGGAGCAGAGCACTGGCTACACTGTGCGCCTGCGATTCCCTCCACAGAGCAGCTGTTACTGGCATTACCATCGGTGCTGATTACAAGGTGGGGGTCACCATGCTCCATaagaaagctgctgctgctgccgctgtgcccCCCGTGTCCCTCTCCGGGACCTCCAGTGGCGCGGTGCGCCTGGTCTTCATGGGAGCAGCAGGGGTCGGGAAGACGGCTCTGATCCAGCGGCTCCTCTGCGACCAGTTTGAGCCCCGGCACCGGCGCACGGTGGAGGAGGTGTACAGCCTGGAGCCTGAGCCGCAGTCGCTGCAATTACGCATCGAAATCGTGGACACCAGCGGCAGCTACCAGTTCCCGGCCATGCAGAAGCTGCGCATCCAGCAGGGGGATGCCTTCGCCCTGGTCTTCTCCCTGGCCCAGCCGGACTCCTTCCAGGAGGTAGAGAGGCTGCGGGAGGAGATCGTGCAGATTAAAGGGGAGCAAGACGTCCCCATCGTGGTGGTGGGCACTCACACCGACCTCTTTCCCGGGCTGGAGGCGGAGGCCGGCCAGCTGATGGCCCTGCAGGCTGCGGCCACTGCCGAGCTGGAGTGGGACAGCGGCTACGTGGAGACCTCGGCCAAACTCAACCACAAGGTGCAAGACGTCTTCGAGGAGCTGCTCCGCAGGATCAACCTGCCCTGCCTGCTAAGCCCCGCGCTAGAGAGGCGCAGAGCCAGCGCGCAACCGGAGCCCAGGAGACGGCAGCCGCGCAGGAAGCAGCAGGACTGTATCTTGTCCTAG